From one Sphaeramia orbicularis chromosome 9, fSphaOr1.1, whole genome shotgun sequence genomic stretch:
- the sorbs3 gene encoding vinexin isoform X5 has protein sequence MQSQQHAQVAGDPDGSRILFSGESRGSSGQQILTSPELTQEVVISPGLPTPPLSPFHSARLPSADAKVSEVNGSGPTSLSFGSYYGPAQVHGGMSNGVQSSATLPRSWTPTREERLIKFSGIGPVDETGMPIASRSSVNKPRDWYKSMFRQIHKKPEELEDLSERWSSQKTQLSAETETNNEADKNLFTLTPYGSLPDWSEDVDKLSDPGKQQPQPKSIYDFEPGKTTTSERHSQAHLFPKKEPEKPKSPSIEASLVSELSRFEAELDSEIQGLERRLSQKKQQQQRRGWGEEAKGRDLATAANTGTTSHSSSSASKQPVHRSAATSASASAPTYVERLSPANEIMALPPKKEEKKMKAARAKFNFQAQSPKELTLQKGDIVYIHRQIDANWFEGEHHGRAGIFPTTYVEILSPTEKPTPIKSPTLQVLDYGEAVALYNFNADLPVELSFRKGEVISITRCVDDKWLEGRISGTSRSGIFPANYVQVNKMPRTKYSTDDFSSGPLSPTSPGPQSPGRPLHSPCPQSPLSPFTSTSPSPKSEHSPLKSSSPVTSQTRSPTLTPVSKETAYRWPHSSYKTASPTSQNSQWGGTHSLNQSSAARAVSPSTQSSVHRAGAPTANTPRYTDPSQGATINQGAPSNLHSNSIPQVPNNFGSTVVQRQPYKAVYNYKPQNSDELELREGDIIQVMEKCDDGWFVDL, from the exons ATGCAGTCTCAG CAACATGCACAAGTGGCAGGCGATCCAGATGGCTCCCGGATTCTCTTCTCCGGGGAGTCCAGAGGTTCTTCAGGCCAGCAGATACTAACATCTCCAGAGCTGACCCAAGAGGTGGTCATCTCCCCTGGTCTGCCTACTCCTCCTCTGAGTCCTTTTCACTCAGCAAGGCTGCCATCTGCAGACGCCAAG GTGTCTGAGGTAAATGGAAGTGGACCAACAAGTCTTAGCTTTGGATCATATTATGGCCCAGCACAAGTGCATG GAGGCATGTCCAACGGTGTTCAGAGTTCTGCCACTCTGCCACGCAGCTGGACTCCCACCAGGGAGGAGAGGCTTATCAAGTTCTCAGGAATTGGCCCGGTGGATGAGACAGGGATGCCCATCGCCTCTAGATCA AGTGTGAATAAACCCAGAGACTGGTACAAGAGCATGTTCAGACAGATTCACAAGAAGCCAGAGG aaCTGGAGGATTTATCAGAACGATGGTCTTCTCAAA AGACCCAGTTATCTGCTGAGACGGAGACAAATAATGAAGCTGACAAGAATCTTTTTACACTAACGCCTTATGGATCCCTACCAGATTG GAGTGAGGATGTAGATAAGCTGTCAGACCCGGGAAAGCAGCAACCTCAGCCCAAGAGCATATACGACTTTGAGCCTGGAAAGACCACGACTTCGGAAAGGCACAGCCAG GCTCATCTTTTCCCCAAGAAAGAACCTGAGAAACCCAAGTCTCCATCAATCGAG GCCAGTCTGGTCTCTGAGCTGAGTCGGTTTGAGGCTGAGCTGGACTCGGAGATCCAGGGCCTGGAGAGGAGACTTTCccagaagaagcagcagcagcagcgtcgaGGCTGGGGTGAG GAGGCTAAAGGCAGAGATCTGGCAACAGCTGCAAACACTGGGACTACAAGCCACAG CAGTTCATCAGCATCGAAGCAGCCTGTCCATCGATCTGCAGCCACATCTGCCTCAGCCTCTGCTCCCACATATG TAGAACGACTGTCCCCTGCAAATGAAATCATGGCGCTTCCAccaaagaaagaagagaagaag ATGAAAGCAGCACGAGCCAAGTTCAATTTCCAGGCTCAGTCGCCCAA ggAGCTCACCCTGCAAAAAGGGGACATTGTTTACATCCACAGGCAGATCGACGCCAACTGGTTTGAAGGAGAGCATCATGGAAGAGCTGGCATTTTCCCCACAACCTATGTGGAG ATTCTTTCTCCTACAGAGAAGCCAACACCTATAAAGTCTCCCACATTACAGGTGTTGGATTATGGGGAAGCTGTGGCTCTGTATAACTTCAACGCAGACCTACCTGTGGAACTGTCTTTTCGCAAA GGTGAGGTGATTAGTATAACCAGATGTGTTGACGATAAGTGGTTGGAGGGAAGGATCTCAGGAACCAGCCGGAGCGGTATCTTCCCTGCCAACTACGTCCAGGTCAACAAGATGCCCCGCACTAAATACTCCACTGACGACTTCTCATCAGGCCCCTTGTCTCCCACCTCCCCTGGACCCCAGAGTCCAGGACGTCCACTCCACTCACCCTGCCCACAGTCACCACTGTCCCCGTTCACTTCCACCTCCCCCAGCCCAAAATCTGAGCACTCCCCCCTCAAGTCATCCTCACCGGTCACTTCACAGACACGCTCCCCCACCCTGACACCTGTATCTAAAGAAACAGCCTATCGGTGGCCTCACAGCAGCTACAAAACTGCTTCACCAACCAGCCAGAACAGCCAGTGGGGTGGCACACATTCACTTAACCAGAGTTCAGCGGCTAGAGCTGTTTCACCTTCCACTCAGTCGTCAGTGCACAGAGCAGGAGCTCCCACAGCGAACACTCCCAGATACACTGACCCCTCACAG GGTGCAACAATAAACCAAGGTGCTCCATCAAATCTTCACAGCAACTCAATACCACAAGTGCCAAACAACTTTGGTTCCACGGTGGTACAACGCCAACC ATATAAAGCTGTTTACAACTACAAGCCCCAGAATTCAGACGAGTTGGAGCTCAGAGAAGGAGACATTATACAAGTGATGGAGAAATGTGATGATGGCTGGTTTGTAg ATCTCTGA
- the sorbs3 gene encoding vinexin isoform X8, with protein sequence MQSQQHAQVAGDPDGSRILFSGESRGSSGQQILTSPELTQEVVISPGLPTPPLSPFHSARLPSADAKVSEVNGSGPTSLSFGSYYGPAQVHGGMSNGVQSSATLPRSWTPTREERLIKFSGIGPVDETGMPIASRSSVNKPRDWYKSMFRQIHKKPEELEDLSERWSSQKTQLSAETETNNEADKNLFTLTPYGSLPDWSEDVDKLSDPGKQQPQPKSIYDFEPGKTTTSERHSQAHLFPKKEPEKPKSPSIEASLVSELSRFEAELDSEIQGLERRLSQKKQQQQRRGWGEEAKGRDLATAANTGTTSHSSSSASKQPVHRSAATSASASAPTYVERLSPANEIMALPPKKEEKKMKAARAKFNFQAQSPKELTLQKGDIVYIHRQIDANWFEGEHHGRAGIFPTTYVEILSPTEKPTPIKSPTLQVLDYGEAVALYNFNADLPVELSFRKGEVISITRCVDDKWLEGRISGTSRSGIFPANYVQGATINQGAPSNLHSNSIPQVPNNFGSTVVQRQPYKAVYNYKPQNSDELELREGDIIQVMEKCDDGWFVGTSERTHAFGTFPGNYVAPV encoded by the exons ATGCAGTCTCAG CAACATGCACAAGTGGCAGGCGATCCAGATGGCTCCCGGATTCTCTTCTCCGGGGAGTCCAGAGGTTCTTCAGGCCAGCAGATACTAACATCTCCAGAGCTGACCCAAGAGGTGGTCATCTCCCCTGGTCTGCCTACTCCTCCTCTGAGTCCTTTTCACTCAGCAAGGCTGCCATCTGCAGACGCCAAG GTGTCTGAGGTAAATGGAAGTGGACCAACAAGTCTTAGCTTTGGATCATATTATGGCCCAGCACAAGTGCATG GAGGCATGTCCAACGGTGTTCAGAGTTCTGCCACTCTGCCACGCAGCTGGACTCCCACCAGGGAGGAGAGGCTTATCAAGTTCTCAGGAATTGGCCCGGTGGATGAGACAGGGATGCCCATCGCCTCTAGATCA AGTGTGAATAAACCCAGAGACTGGTACAAGAGCATGTTCAGACAGATTCACAAGAAGCCAGAGG aaCTGGAGGATTTATCAGAACGATGGTCTTCTCAAA AGACCCAGTTATCTGCTGAGACGGAGACAAATAATGAAGCTGACAAGAATCTTTTTACACTAACGCCTTATGGATCCCTACCAGATTG GAGTGAGGATGTAGATAAGCTGTCAGACCCGGGAAAGCAGCAACCTCAGCCCAAGAGCATATACGACTTTGAGCCTGGAAAGACCACGACTTCGGAAAGGCACAGCCAG GCTCATCTTTTCCCCAAGAAAGAACCTGAGAAACCCAAGTCTCCATCAATCGAG GCCAGTCTGGTCTCTGAGCTGAGTCGGTTTGAGGCTGAGCTGGACTCGGAGATCCAGGGCCTGGAGAGGAGACTTTCccagaagaagcagcagcagcagcgtcgaGGCTGGGGTGAG GAGGCTAAAGGCAGAGATCTGGCAACAGCTGCAAACACTGGGACTACAAGCCACAG CAGTTCATCAGCATCGAAGCAGCCTGTCCATCGATCTGCAGCCACATCTGCCTCAGCCTCTGCTCCCACATATG TAGAACGACTGTCCCCTGCAAATGAAATCATGGCGCTTCCAccaaagaaagaagagaagaag ATGAAAGCAGCACGAGCCAAGTTCAATTTCCAGGCTCAGTCGCCCAA ggAGCTCACCCTGCAAAAAGGGGACATTGTTTACATCCACAGGCAGATCGACGCCAACTGGTTTGAAGGAGAGCATCATGGAAGAGCTGGCATTTTCCCCACAACCTATGTGGAG ATTCTTTCTCCTACAGAGAAGCCAACACCTATAAAGTCTCCCACATTACAGGTGTTGGATTATGGGGAAGCTGTGGCTCTGTATAACTTCAACGCAGACCTACCTGTGGAACTGTCTTTTCGCAAA GGTGAGGTGATTAGTATAACCAGATGTGTTGACGATAAGTGGTTGGAGGGAAGGATCTCAGGAACCAGCCGGAGCGGTATCTTCCCTGCCAACTACGTCCAG GGTGCAACAATAAACCAAGGTGCTCCATCAAATCTTCACAGCAACTCAATACCACAAGTGCCAAACAACTTTGGTTCCACGGTGGTACAACGCCAACC ATATAAAGCTGTTTACAACTACAAGCCCCAGAATTCAGACGAGTTGGAGCTCAGAGAAGGAGACATTATACAAGTGATGGAGAAATGTGATGATGGCTGGTTTGTAg gTACGTCAGAGCGGACTCATGCTTTTGGGACATTTCCAGGAAACTATGTTGCACCGGTTTAA
- the sorbs3 gene encoding vinexin isoform X1, which yields MQSQQHAQVAGDPDGSRILFSGESRGSSGQQILTSPELTQEVVISPGLPTPPLSPFHSARLPSADAKVSEVNGSGPTSLSFGSYYGPAQVHGGMSNGVQSSATLPRSWTPTREERLIKFSGIGPVDETGMPIASRSSVNKPRDWYKSMFRQIHKKPEELEDLSERWSSQKTQLSAETETNNEADKNLFTLTPYGSLPDWSEDVDKLSDPGKQQPQPKSIYDFEPGKTTTSERHSQAHLFPKKEPEKPKSPSIEASLVSELSRFEAELDSEIQGLERRLSQKKQQQQRRGWGEEAKGRDLATAANTGTTSHSSSSASKQPVHRSAATSASASAPTYVERLSPANEIMALPPKKEEKKMKAARAKFNFQAQSPKELTLQKGDIVYIHRQIDANWFEGEHHGRAGIFPTTYVEILSPTEKPTPIKSPTLQVLDYGEAVALYNFNADLPVELSFRKGEVISITRCVDDKWLEGRISGTSRSGIFPANYVQVNKMPRTKYSTDDFSSGPLSPTSPGPQSPGRPLHSPCPQSPLSPFTSTSPSPKSEHSPLKSSSPVTSQTRSPTLTPVSKETAYRWPHSSYKTASPTSQNSQWGGTHSLNQSSAARAVSPSTQSSVHRAGAPTANTPRYTDPSQGATINQGAPSNLHSNSIPQVPNNFGSTVVQRQPYKAVYNYKPQNSDELELREGDIIQVMEKCDDGWFVGTSERTHAFGTFPGNYVAPV from the exons ATGCAGTCTCAG CAACATGCACAAGTGGCAGGCGATCCAGATGGCTCCCGGATTCTCTTCTCCGGGGAGTCCAGAGGTTCTTCAGGCCAGCAGATACTAACATCTCCAGAGCTGACCCAAGAGGTGGTCATCTCCCCTGGTCTGCCTACTCCTCCTCTGAGTCCTTTTCACTCAGCAAGGCTGCCATCTGCAGACGCCAAG GTGTCTGAGGTAAATGGAAGTGGACCAACAAGTCTTAGCTTTGGATCATATTATGGCCCAGCACAAGTGCATG GAGGCATGTCCAACGGTGTTCAGAGTTCTGCCACTCTGCCACGCAGCTGGACTCCCACCAGGGAGGAGAGGCTTATCAAGTTCTCAGGAATTGGCCCGGTGGATGAGACAGGGATGCCCATCGCCTCTAGATCA AGTGTGAATAAACCCAGAGACTGGTACAAGAGCATGTTCAGACAGATTCACAAGAAGCCAGAGG aaCTGGAGGATTTATCAGAACGATGGTCTTCTCAAA AGACCCAGTTATCTGCTGAGACGGAGACAAATAATGAAGCTGACAAGAATCTTTTTACACTAACGCCTTATGGATCCCTACCAGATTG GAGTGAGGATGTAGATAAGCTGTCAGACCCGGGAAAGCAGCAACCTCAGCCCAAGAGCATATACGACTTTGAGCCTGGAAAGACCACGACTTCGGAAAGGCACAGCCAG GCTCATCTTTTCCCCAAGAAAGAACCTGAGAAACCCAAGTCTCCATCAATCGAG GCCAGTCTGGTCTCTGAGCTGAGTCGGTTTGAGGCTGAGCTGGACTCGGAGATCCAGGGCCTGGAGAGGAGACTTTCccagaagaagcagcagcagcagcgtcgaGGCTGGGGTGAG GAGGCTAAAGGCAGAGATCTGGCAACAGCTGCAAACACTGGGACTACAAGCCACAG CAGTTCATCAGCATCGAAGCAGCCTGTCCATCGATCTGCAGCCACATCTGCCTCAGCCTCTGCTCCCACATATG TAGAACGACTGTCCCCTGCAAATGAAATCATGGCGCTTCCAccaaagaaagaagagaagaag ATGAAAGCAGCACGAGCCAAGTTCAATTTCCAGGCTCAGTCGCCCAA ggAGCTCACCCTGCAAAAAGGGGACATTGTTTACATCCACAGGCAGATCGACGCCAACTGGTTTGAAGGAGAGCATCATGGAAGAGCTGGCATTTTCCCCACAACCTATGTGGAG ATTCTTTCTCCTACAGAGAAGCCAACACCTATAAAGTCTCCCACATTACAGGTGTTGGATTATGGGGAAGCTGTGGCTCTGTATAACTTCAACGCAGACCTACCTGTGGAACTGTCTTTTCGCAAA GGTGAGGTGATTAGTATAACCAGATGTGTTGACGATAAGTGGTTGGAGGGAAGGATCTCAGGAACCAGCCGGAGCGGTATCTTCCCTGCCAACTACGTCCAGGTCAACAAGATGCCCCGCACTAAATACTCCACTGACGACTTCTCATCAGGCCCCTTGTCTCCCACCTCCCCTGGACCCCAGAGTCCAGGACGTCCACTCCACTCACCCTGCCCACAGTCACCACTGTCCCCGTTCACTTCCACCTCCCCCAGCCCAAAATCTGAGCACTCCCCCCTCAAGTCATCCTCACCGGTCACTTCACAGACACGCTCCCCCACCCTGACACCTGTATCTAAAGAAACAGCCTATCGGTGGCCTCACAGCAGCTACAAAACTGCTTCACCAACCAGCCAGAACAGCCAGTGGGGTGGCACACATTCACTTAACCAGAGTTCAGCGGCTAGAGCTGTTTCACCTTCCACTCAGTCGTCAGTGCACAGAGCAGGAGCTCCCACAGCGAACACTCCCAGATACACTGACCCCTCACAG GGTGCAACAATAAACCAAGGTGCTCCATCAAATCTTCACAGCAACTCAATACCACAAGTGCCAAACAACTTTGGTTCCACGGTGGTACAACGCCAACC ATATAAAGCTGTTTACAACTACAAGCCCCAGAATTCAGACGAGTTGGAGCTCAGAGAAGGAGACATTATACAAGTGATGGAGAAATGTGATGATGGCTGGTTTGTAg gTACGTCAGAGCGGACTCATGCTTTTGGGACATTTCCAGGAAACTATGTTGCACCGGTTTAA
- the sorbs3 gene encoding vinexin isoform X6, with product MQSQQHAQVAGDPDGSRILFSGESRGSSGQQILTSPELTQEVVISPGLPTPPLSPFHSARLPSADAKVSEVNGSGPTSLSFGSYYGPAQVHGGMSNGVQSSATLPRSWTPTREERLIKFSGIGPVDETGMPIASRSSVNKPRDWYKSMFRQIHKKPEELEDLSERWSSQKTQLSAETETNNEADKNLFTLTPYGSLPDWSEDVDKLSDPGKQQPQPKSIYDFEPGKTTTSERHSQAHLFPKKEPEKPKSPSIEEAKGRDLATAANTGTTSHSSSSASKQPVHRSAATSASASAPTYVERLSPANEIMALPPKKEEKKMKAARAKFNFQAQSPKELTLQKGDIVYIHRQIDANWFEGEHHGRAGIFPTTYVEILSPTEKPTPIKSPTLQVLDYGEAVALYNFNADLPVELSFRKGEVISITRCVDDKWLEGRISGTSRSGIFPANYVQVNKMPRTKYSTDDFSSGPLSPTSPGPQSPGRPLHSPCPQSPLSPFTSTSPSPKSEHSPLKSSSPVTSQTRSPTLTPVSKETAYRWPHSSYKTASPTSQNSQWGGTHSLNQSSAARAVSPSTQSSVHRAGAPTANTPRYTDPSQGATINQGAPSNLHSNSIPQVPNNFGSTVVQRQPYKAVYNYKPQNSDELELREGDIIQVMEKCDDGWFVGTSERTHAFGTFPGNYVAPV from the exons ATGCAGTCTCAG CAACATGCACAAGTGGCAGGCGATCCAGATGGCTCCCGGATTCTCTTCTCCGGGGAGTCCAGAGGTTCTTCAGGCCAGCAGATACTAACATCTCCAGAGCTGACCCAAGAGGTGGTCATCTCCCCTGGTCTGCCTACTCCTCCTCTGAGTCCTTTTCACTCAGCAAGGCTGCCATCTGCAGACGCCAAG GTGTCTGAGGTAAATGGAAGTGGACCAACAAGTCTTAGCTTTGGATCATATTATGGCCCAGCACAAGTGCATG GAGGCATGTCCAACGGTGTTCAGAGTTCTGCCACTCTGCCACGCAGCTGGACTCCCACCAGGGAGGAGAGGCTTATCAAGTTCTCAGGAATTGGCCCGGTGGATGAGACAGGGATGCCCATCGCCTCTAGATCA AGTGTGAATAAACCCAGAGACTGGTACAAGAGCATGTTCAGACAGATTCACAAGAAGCCAGAGG aaCTGGAGGATTTATCAGAACGATGGTCTTCTCAAA AGACCCAGTTATCTGCTGAGACGGAGACAAATAATGAAGCTGACAAGAATCTTTTTACACTAACGCCTTATGGATCCCTACCAGATTG GAGTGAGGATGTAGATAAGCTGTCAGACCCGGGAAAGCAGCAACCTCAGCCCAAGAGCATATACGACTTTGAGCCTGGAAAGACCACGACTTCGGAAAGGCACAGCCAG GCTCATCTTTTCCCCAAGAAAGAACCTGAGAAACCCAAGTCTCCATCAATCGAG GAGGCTAAAGGCAGAGATCTGGCAACAGCTGCAAACACTGGGACTACAAGCCACAG CAGTTCATCAGCATCGAAGCAGCCTGTCCATCGATCTGCAGCCACATCTGCCTCAGCCTCTGCTCCCACATATG TAGAACGACTGTCCCCTGCAAATGAAATCATGGCGCTTCCAccaaagaaagaagagaagaag ATGAAAGCAGCACGAGCCAAGTTCAATTTCCAGGCTCAGTCGCCCAA ggAGCTCACCCTGCAAAAAGGGGACATTGTTTACATCCACAGGCAGATCGACGCCAACTGGTTTGAAGGAGAGCATCATGGAAGAGCTGGCATTTTCCCCACAACCTATGTGGAG ATTCTTTCTCCTACAGAGAAGCCAACACCTATAAAGTCTCCCACATTACAGGTGTTGGATTATGGGGAAGCTGTGGCTCTGTATAACTTCAACGCAGACCTACCTGTGGAACTGTCTTTTCGCAAA GGTGAGGTGATTAGTATAACCAGATGTGTTGACGATAAGTGGTTGGAGGGAAGGATCTCAGGAACCAGCCGGAGCGGTATCTTCCCTGCCAACTACGTCCAGGTCAACAAGATGCCCCGCACTAAATACTCCACTGACGACTTCTCATCAGGCCCCTTGTCTCCCACCTCCCCTGGACCCCAGAGTCCAGGACGTCCACTCCACTCACCCTGCCCACAGTCACCACTGTCCCCGTTCACTTCCACCTCCCCCAGCCCAAAATCTGAGCACTCCCCCCTCAAGTCATCCTCACCGGTCACTTCACAGACACGCTCCCCCACCCTGACACCTGTATCTAAAGAAACAGCCTATCGGTGGCCTCACAGCAGCTACAAAACTGCTTCACCAACCAGCCAGAACAGCCAGTGGGGTGGCACACATTCACTTAACCAGAGTTCAGCGGCTAGAGCTGTTTCACCTTCCACTCAGTCGTCAGTGCACAGAGCAGGAGCTCCCACAGCGAACACTCCCAGATACACTGACCCCTCACAG GGTGCAACAATAAACCAAGGTGCTCCATCAAATCTTCACAGCAACTCAATACCACAAGTGCCAAACAACTTTGGTTCCACGGTGGTACAACGCCAACC ATATAAAGCTGTTTACAACTACAAGCCCCAGAATTCAGACGAGTTGGAGCTCAGAGAAGGAGACATTATACAAGTGATGGAGAAATGTGATGATGGCTGGTTTGTAg gTACGTCAGAGCGGACTCATGCTTTTGGGACATTTCCAGGAAACTATGTTGCACCGGTTTAA
- the sorbs3 gene encoding vinexin isoform X7, translated as MQSQQHAQVAGDPDGSRILFSGESRGSSGQQILTSPELTQEVVISPGLPTPPLSPFHSARLPSADAKVSEVNGSGPTSLSFGSYYGPAQVHGGMSNGVQSSATLPRSWTPTREERLIKFSGIGPVDETGMPIASRSSVNKPRDWYKSMFRQIHKKPEELEDLSERWSSQKTQLSAETETNNEADKNLFTLTPYGSLPDWSEDVDKLSDPGKQQPQPKSIYDFEPGKTTTSERHSQAHLFPKKEPEKPKSPSIEEAKGRDLATAANTGTTSHSSSASKQPVHRSAATSASASAPTYVERLSPANEIMALPPKKEEKKMKAARAKFNFQAQSPKELTLQKGDIVYIHRQIDANWFEGEHHGRAGIFPTTYVEILSPTEKPTPIKSPTLQVLDYGEAVALYNFNADLPVELSFRKGEVISITRCVDDKWLEGRISGTSRSGIFPANYVQVNKMPRTKYSTDDFSSGPLSPTSPGPQSPGRPLHSPCPQSPLSPFTSTSPSPKSEHSPLKSSSPVTSQTRSPTLTPVSKETAYRWPHSSYKTASPTSQNSQWGGTHSLNQSSAARAVSPSTQSSVHRAGAPTANTPRYTDPSQGATINQGAPSNLHSNSIPQVPNNFGSTVVQRQPYKAVYNYKPQNSDELELREGDIIQVMEKCDDGWFVGTSERTHAFGTFPGNYVAPV; from the exons ATGCAGTCTCAG CAACATGCACAAGTGGCAGGCGATCCAGATGGCTCCCGGATTCTCTTCTCCGGGGAGTCCAGAGGTTCTTCAGGCCAGCAGATACTAACATCTCCAGAGCTGACCCAAGAGGTGGTCATCTCCCCTGGTCTGCCTACTCCTCCTCTGAGTCCTTTTCACTCAGCAAGGCTGCCATCTGCAGACGCCAAG GTGTCTGAGGTAAATGGAAGTGGACCAACAAGTCTTAGCTTTGGATCATATTATGGCCCAGCACAAGTGCATG GAGGCATGTCCAACGGTGTTCAGAGTTCTGCCACTCTGCCACGCAGCTGGACTCCCACCAGGGAGGAGAGGCTTATCAAGTTCTCAGGAATTGGCCCGGTGGATGAGACAGGGATGCCCATCGCCTCTAGATCA AGTGTGAATAAACCCAGAGACTGGTACAAGAGCATGTTCAGACAGATTCACAAGAAGCCAGAGG aaCTGGAGGATTTATCAGAACGATGGTCTTCTCAAA AGACCCAGTTATCTGCTGAGACGGAGACAAATAATGAAGCTGACAAGAATCTTTTTACACTAACGCCTTATGGATCCCTACCAGATTG GAGTGAGGATGTAGATAAGCTGTCAGACCCGGGAAAGCAGCAACCTCAGCCCAAGAGCATATACGACTTTGAGCCTGGAAAGACCACGACTTCGGAAAGGCACAGCCAG GCTCATCTTTTCCCCAAGAAAGAACCTGAGAAACCCAAGTCTCCATCAATCGAG GAGGCTAAAGGCAGAGATCTGGCAACAGCTGCAAACACTGGGACTACAAGCCACAG TTCATCAGCATCGAAGCAGCCTGTCCATCGATCTGCAGCCACATCTGCCTCAGCCTCTGCTCCCACATATG TAGAACGACTGTCCCCTGCAAATGAAATCATGGCGCTTCCAccaaagaaagaagagaagaag ATGAAAGCAGCACGAGCCAAGTTCAATTTCCAGGCTCAGTCGCCCAA ggAGCTCACCCTGCAAAAAGGGGACATTGTTTACATCCACAGGCAGATCGACGCCAACTGGTTTGAAGGAGAGCATCATGGAAGAGCTGGCATTTTCCCCACAACCTATGTGGAG ATTCTTTCTCCTACAGAGAAGCCAACACCTATAAAGTCTCCCACATTACAGGTGTTGGATTATGGGGAAGCTGTGGCTCTGTATAACTTCAACGCAGACCTACCTGTGGAACTGTCTTTTCGCAAA GGTGAGGTGATTAGTATAACCAGATGTGTTGACGATAAGTGGTTGGAGGGAAGGATCTCAGGAACCAGCCGGAGCGGTATCTTCCCTGCCAACTACGTCCAGGTCAACAAGATGCCCCGCACTAAATACTCCACTGACGACTTCTCATCAGGCCCCTTGTCTCCCACCTCCCCTGGACCCCAGAGTCCAGGACGTCCACTCCACTCACCCTGCCCACAGTCACCACTGTCCCCGTTCACTTCCACCTCCCCCAGCCCAAAATCTGAGCACTCCCCCCTCAAGTCATCCTCACCGGTCACTTCACAGACACGCTCCCCCACCCTGACACCTGTATCTAAAGAAACAGCCTATCGGTGGCCTCACAGCAGCTACAAAACTGCTTCACCAACCAGCCAGAACAGCCAGTGGGGTGGCACACATTCACTTAACCAGAGTTCAGCGGCTAGAGCTGTTTCACCTTCCACTCAGTCGTCAGTGCACAGAGCAGGAGCTCCCACAGCGAACACTCCCAGATACACTGACCCCTCACAG GGTGCAACAATAAACCAAGGTGCTCCATCAAATCTTCACAGCAACTCAATACCACAAGTGCCAAACAACTTTGGTTCCACGGTGGTACAACGCCAACC ATATAAAGCTGTTTACAACTACAAGCCCCAGAATTCAGACGAGTTGGAGCTCAGAGAAGGAGACATTATACAAGTGATGGAGAAATGTGATGATGGCTGGTTTGTAg gTACGTCAGAGCGGACTCATGCTTTTGGGACATTTCCAGGAAACTATGTTGCACCGGTTTAA